One genomic region from Terriglobus aquaticus encodes:
- the xrtA gene encoding exosortase A: protein MNPVPATARFGRSIPASLAVPLALLVVFVVLLYAGVAAKLVYDWYDLPDFSHGFIVPLFSAFLIWERRRNIASTPLQPTWSGIPVVLLGLLFLLTGRFGADLFLSRLSFLILLCGTIWTIAGRPMLRALLFPIGVLLLAIPLPAVVFNQLTFPLQMLASRVASAMLPWAGVPVLREGNVINLPAMQLEVAEACSGIRSMMSLFTVAVFFGYLFEKDNFRRILLALSSLPIAVAANALRIFGTGLCVQYWDPDKAMGFFHEFSGWLMFLVSLSCLYFIHIATRRIGRHGGTAQPA from the coding sequence TTGAATCCAGTCCCTGCAACCGCCCGTTTCGGCCGTTCCATTCCGGCATCCCTGGCGGTCCCGCTCGCCCTCTTGGTGGTCTTCGTTGTTCTGCTGTACGCCGGCGTCGCCGCCAAGCTGGTCTATGACTGGTACGACCTGCCTGATTTTTCCCACGGCTTCATCGTTCCGTTGTTTTCGGCCTTTCTCATTTGGGAGCGCCGCCGCAATATCGCCAGCACGCCTCTGCAGCCCACCTGGTCCGGCATTCCGGTCGTCCTGCTCGGTCTACTCTTTCTGCTGACCGGACGCTTCGGCGCCGACCTTTTCCTCTCGCGCCTTTCGTTTCTGATCCTGCTGTGCGGCACGATCTGGACCATCGCAGGTCGCCCCATGCTGCGCGCCCTTCTGTTCCCCATCGGCGTGCTTCTCTTGGCGATTCCACTGCCTGCCGTCGTCTTCAACCAGCTCACGTTCCCGCTGCAGATGTTGGCTTCGCGCGTCGCCTCCGCCATGCTCCCCTGGGCGGGTGTCCCCGTCCTGCGCGAGGGCAACGTGATCAATCTGCCAGCCATGCAGCTTGAAGTTGCCGAAGCCTGCAGCGGTATCCGCAGCATGATGAGCCTCTTCACCGTGGCAGTCTTCTTCGGCTATCTCTTCGAGAAGGACAACTTCCGCCGCATCCTGCTCGCCCTATCCAGCCTGCCCATCGCGGTTGCTGCCAACGCGCTCCGCATCTTCGGCACCGGCCTTTGCGTTCAGTACTGGGATCCGGACAAGGCCATGGGCTTCTTCCACGAATTCTCCGGCTGGCTCATGTTCCTCGTATCGCTCAGCTGCCTCTACTTCATCCACATCGCCACCCGTCGCATCGGCCGCCACGGCGGAACTGCGCAACCCGCATGA
- a CDS encoding exosortase C-terminal domain/associated protein EpsI: protein MKSTKLWTVVALLLLTLVLIKLRGDTDRTPPSQPLAQLPSDLNGWTGHDIAIPQEQLDILGKGVFLNRLYQGGNTPGQSATVGLFIGYFPTQRSGQSIHSPQNCLPGAGWNFDSSGTTELHDVSGTDRVGEYVISNGALRQEVLYWYRSHGSNIANDYAAKFHMLRDSILYGRTDAALIRVITPVVPGEPLSAAHDRAVHFTEQLLPLLPAYIPN from the coding sequence ATGAAATCCACCAAGCTCTGGACCGTCGTCGCCCTTCTCCTGCTCACGCTGGTGCTCATCAAGCTGCGTGGCGACACCGATCGCACGCCGCCCAGCCAGCCGCTCGCCCAATTGCCGTCCGATCTGAACGGGTGGACGGGTCACGACATCGCCATCCCTCAGGAGCAGTTGGACATCCTCGGAAAGGGCGTCTTCCTCAATCGCCTCTACCAGGGCGGCAACACACCGGGCCAGTCCGCTACCGTCGGCCTGTTCATCGGCTACTTCCCGACCCAGCGCTCCGGTCAGTCGATCCACTCGCCCCAGAACTGCCTTCCGGGCGCCGGCTGGAACTTCGACTCCTCCGGCACCACGGAACTCCATGACGTCTCCGGCACGGATCGCGTCGGCGAATACGTCATCTCCAACGGCGCGCTTCGCCAGGAAGTTCTCTACTGGTACCGGAGCCATGGCAGCAATATCGCAAACGACTATGCCGCCAAGTTCCACATGCTGCGCGACTCCATCCTCTACGGCAGGACGGACGCCGCTTTGATCCGGGTGATTACCCCCGTGGTCCCCGGCGAACCGCTTTCCGCGGCCCACGACCGGGCTGTTCACTTTACCGAACAGCTGCTCCCACTCTTGCCGGCCTATATCCCAAATTAG
- a CDS encoding tetratricopeptide repeat protein, which produces MTQRLLPPSVAPVLLACSLLLSATACKKDPNVQKQKYADSGERYMKEGKFREAGIQLANAIRIDKNYSRAHYDLAKTYLSMGVPISAYQELLRTVDLDPNNKDARLDLGKMLIAGGLPDRAMEQAKAVLALDPNNAQAYALRAEVEHAHKDNDAALDDAKHALQLAPNDSSLHALLGVLQANNPSNPEAKSELEKAVNLDPKNASARIALAEVLNASGDANGAQQQLRQAIVAAPNALQLRVALAALLRRNGDQAGVVQTFQSAANDLPDNEAAVAMLKDFYLTQNKTAEARAAYTSLMQAHPKSTPIKIAYAQILMQSGDTAGAQTVVNDLSKNDSKNPQVQVLNSLLLLKQGKIDDAYALEQKGARNAPENIPLQLLLGRTALAKNDMTMAENAFRAAAHVDPTNLEALKGLASVAMVRGDSNTLSQVATDTLTAHPGTEDAFLWRATAAASQKEWAHAQADLDSARKLNPNDARALLLQGQILNAQGKTGEARSSFEQAYQKDPHSAEALSALTTMDLAAKQPQAALSRINAALQQSPDNPQVLYLNAMLQMYMKNYPAAKASAEKVVQANPANEAALQLYSQALVATGGTDQALTLWQNWFKSHPTDARAALLLGTLEEAKGDTSKAQDYYKQALQIHPEDGAASNNLAFLMVETGGNTDLALSYAQTARKQLPNSPSTADTLGWVYYHKATYSMARDLLEDAARQAPQDPNIQYHLGATYAKLNDKANALQHLKQAVTLAPDSRAGKAAASTISQLG; this is translated from the coding sequence ATGACCCAGCGTTTGTTGCCCCCCTCGGTTGCCCCCGTCCTGCTCGCGTGTAGCCTGCTGCTTTCCGCCACCGCCTGCAAGAAAGATCCCAACGTACAGAAGCAGAAGTACGCGGATAGCGGCGAGCGCTACATGAAAGAGGGCAAGTTCCGCGAAGCCGGCATCCAGCTCGCAAACGCCATCCGCATCGATAAGAACTACAGCCGGGCGCATTACGACCTCGCCAAGACCTACCTGTCCATGGGCGTTCCCATCAGCGCCTACCAGGAACTCCTGCGCACCGTCGACCTGGATCCCAACAACAAGGACGCCCGTCTCGATCTAGGCAAGATGCTCATTGCCGGCGGCCTTCCAGACCGCGCCATGGAGCAGGCCAAGGCCGTGCTCGCGCTGGACCCCAACAACGCCCAGGCGTACGCACTTCGTGCCGAAGTCGAGCATGCCCACAAGGACAACGACGCCGCCCTCGACGACGCCAAGCATGCCCTGCAGCTTGCCCCCAACGACTCCTCACTTCACGCCCTGCTTGGCGTTCTTCAGGCCAACAATCCATCCAACCCTGAAGCCAAGTCCGAGCTGGAAAAGGCCGTTAATCTCGATCCCAAGAACGCCTCCGCACGCATCGCCCTCGCAGAGGTGCTCAATGCCAGCGGTGACGCGAACGGTGCACAGCAGCAGCTTCGCCAGGCCATCGTTGCGGCGCCCAACGCGCTCCAGCTTCGCGTCGCCCTCGCAGCACTCCTGCGCAGGAATGGCGATCAGGCCGGCGTCGTTCAGACTTTCCAGAGCGCTGCCAACGATCTCCCGGACAACGAAGCCGCGGTCGCCATGCTGAAGGACTTCTACCTCACGCAGAACAAGACCGCCGAGGCCAGGGCAGCCTATACCTCGCTCATGCAGGCTCATCCCAAGAGCACGCCGATCAAGATCGCCTATGCGCAGATCCTTATGCAGAGCGGCGACACTGCCGGTGCACAAACGGTCGTCAATGATCTTTCCAAGAACGACAGCAAGAACCCGCAGGTCCAGGTACTCAACTCCCTTCTGCTGCTGAAGCAGGGCAAAATCGATGACGCCTACGCTCTGGAACAGAAGGGCGCACGCAACGCTCCGGAAAACATTCCGCTCCAGCTTCTGCTCGGCCGCACCGCGCTTGCCAAGAACGACATGACCATGGCGGAAAACGCCTTCCGCGCCGCGGCTCACGTGGATCCGACCAACCTGGAAGCTCTCAAGGGCCTCGCCTCTGTCGCCATGGTTCGCGGCGATAGCAACACGCTCTCCCAGGTCGCCACCGACACTCTCACCGCGCATCCGGGTACCGAAGACGCTTTCCTGTGGCGCGCCACTGCCGCTGCCAGCCAGAAGGAGTGGGCCCACGCTCAGGCCGACCTGGACAGTGCGCGCAAGCTGAACCCCAACGACGCCCGCGCCCTCTTGCTGCAAGGCCAGATCCTGAACGCCCAGGGCAAGACCGGCGAAGCCCGTTCGTCGTTCGAACAGGCGTATCAGAAGGACCCGCACTCGGCGGAAGCACTCAGCGCGCTCACCACCATGGATCTCGCCGCCAAGCAGCCCCAGGCTGCCCTGAGCCGCATCAACGCAGCCCTGCAGCAGTCGCCGGACAATCCCCAGGTGCTCTACCTGAATGCCATGCTGCAGATGTACATGAAGAACTATCCGGCAGCGAAGGCCTCCGCGGAAAAGGTCGTCCAGGCCAACCCGGCGAATGAGGCCGCGCTTCAGCTCTACTCGCAAGCACTGGTCGCCACCGGTGGCACCGACCAGGCTCTGACCCTATGGCAGAACTGGTTCAAGAGTCATCCGACCGATGCTCGCGCTGCCCTTCTGCTGGGAACGCTCGAAGAGGCCAAGGGCGATACCTCCAAAGCGCAGGACTACTACAAGCAGGCGCTCCAGATCCACCCCGAAGACGGTGCCGCCAGCAACAACCTGGCTTTCCTCATGGTCGAAACCGGCGGCAACACCGATCTTGCCCTCAGCTACGCCCAGACCGCCCGCAAGCAACTGCCGAATTCGCCCAGCACCGCAGATACCCTGGGCTGGGTCTACTACCACAAGGCAACTTACTCCATGGCCCGCGATCTTCTTGAGGATGCGGCCCGTCAGGCTCCACAGGATCCCAACATCCAGTACCACCTGGGCGCCACCTACGCCAAGCTGAACGACAAGGCCAACGCCCTGCAGCACCTTAAGCAGGCCGTCACCCTTGCACCGGACAGCCGCGCCGGCAAAGCAGCAGCCTCCACCATCTCGCAGCTCGGCTAA